A region from the Natronoarchaeum mannanilyticum genome encodes:
- a CDS encoding metal-dependent hydrolase, whose translation MADLLTHVLVAYAVFTVVSWYADRITPKWVAIGAIGSMVPDLNRIGMFVSEVWIESALGVGFRFGALSTLGGAMLLCGIGAMLFARDRRYAFAVLGGGALTHLLVDAVKAWADGQAAAWLYPMTWWRHATPSLYVSSDWWVAVGAVLVAGTVWFCDRVWIGKSSAAR comes from the coding sequence ATGGCCGATTTGCTTACCCACGTGCTCGTCGCGTACGCGGTGTTCACGGTGGTGAGTTGGTACGCTGATCGGATCACGCCGAAGTGGGTCGCTATCGGCGCCATCGGCTCGATGGTCCCTGACCTGAATCGGATCGGTATGTTCGTTTCCGAAGTCTGGATCGAATCGGCGCTCGGTGTCGGCTTTCGCTTCGGCGCCCTCTCCACGCTCGGCGGTGCCATGCTTCTCTGTGGCATCGGCGCGATGCTGTTCGCTCGCGACCGTCGCTACGCGTTCGCAGTGCTTGGTGGCGGTGCCCTGACGCACCTGCTCGTCGACGCGGTCAAGGCCTGGGCGGACGGGCAGGCCGCGGCGTGGCTCTATCCCATGACGTGGTGGCGCCACGCGACGCCGAGCCTGTACGTTTCTTCTGATTGGTGGGTGGCCGTCGGGGCTGTGCTCGTTGCGGGGACTGTGTGGTTCTGTGATCGGGTCTGGATCGGGAAGAGTTCGGCGGCACGGTGA
- the aglF gene encoding UTP--glucose-1-phosphate uridylyltransferase AglF — protein sequence MQAVVLAAGEGTRLRPLTEDKPKGMVEVDGKPILTHCFEQLVELGAEELIVVVGYKKEKIIQHYDDEFQGVPITYTHQREQQGLAHALLTAEEHVDQDFMLMLGDNIFDANLQDVVRRHNEDRADAAFLVEEVPYDEASRYGVCDTNDYGEITEVIEKPEEPPTNLVMTGFYTFTPAIFHACHLVQPSNRGEYEISEAVDLLLASGRTIDAIGLDGWRLDIGYPEDRDEAERRLTGETPEDDEAAAATSD from the coding sequence ATGCAAGCCGTCGTTCTCGCCGCTGGCGAAGGCACCCGCCTCCGGCCGCTCACGGAAGACAAGCCGAAGGGGATGGTCGAAGTCGACGGGAAGCCGATCCTTACCCACTGTTTCGAGCAGCTGGTCGAACTCGGCGCCGAGGAGCTGATCGTCGTCGTCGGCTACAAGAAAGAGAAGATCATCCAGCATTACGACGACGAGTTCCAGGGGGTGCCGATCACCTACACTCACCAGCGCGAGCAGCAAGGCCTCGCCCACGCGCTGTTGACCGCCGAGGAACACGTCGATCAGGACTTCATGCTGATGCTCGGCGACAACATCTTCGACGCGAACCTGCAGGACGTCGTGCGCCGACACAACGAGGACCGCGCCGACGCCGCGTTCCTGGTCGAGGAGGTTCCCTACGACGAGGCGTCTCGCTATGGCGTCTGCGACACGAACGATTACGGCGAGATCACCGAGGTCATCGAGAAGCCCGAGGAGCCGCCAACGAACCTCGTGATGACCGGTTTCTACACGTTCACGCCGGCGATCTTCCACGCCTGCCATCTGGTCCAGCCATCCAACCGCGGCGAGTACGAGATCAGCGAGGCCGTCGACCTGCTGCTGGCCAGCGGGCGGACGATCGACGCGATCGGCCTCGACGGCTGGCGGCTGGACATCGGCTACCCCGAGGACCGCGACGAGGCCGAGCGGCGCCTGACCGGCGAGACGCCCGAGGACGACGAGGCGGCGGCAGCGACCAGCGACTGA
- the aglM gene encoding UDP-glucose 6-dehydrogenase AglM, with product MNINVVGSGYVGTTLAACLADLGHDVTAIDIDEDVVAELNAGRAPIHEPGLDELVAEHAGENLRATTSYENVAEADATFLAIQTPSREDGSIDVAPLEAAAEMTGDALADAEDDHLVIVKSTITPPKIDAVRDAVAEGAGEAAGRVEVATNPEFLREGTAVEDFLDPQKVVFGTDSEWAGAVLEDIYAPLLADHDAHVVRTDPETATMIKYANNAFLATKISLINDLGNVCKEFGIDAYEVADAIGLDDRIGERFLRSGVGWGGSCFPKDVAAIIAAARESGYDPAVLEAAVEVNDRQPERLLELFDEHVDAEGKRVAVLGLAFKPGTDDTRNSRAIPVIEGLQERGADVVGYDPVATENMRDRFPGIEYVDSAGEALEGASGALVVTDWDEFGALDEEFDAMAEPVVVDGRRIVDRREGITYEGLTW from the coding sequence ATGAACATCAACGTCGTCGGCAGCGGCTACGTCGGGACGACGCTCGCGGCCTGCCTCGCGGACCTGGGCCACGACGTCACGGCGATCGACATCGACGAGGACGTCGTCGCCGAACTGAACGCGGGCCGGGCGCCGATCCACGAACCCGGGCTGGACGAACTGGTCGCCGAGCACGCCGGCGAGAATCTCCGCGCGACGACGTCGTACGAGAACGTGGCCGAGGCGGACGCGACGTTCCTGGCGATCCAGACGCCCTCGCGCGAGGACGGGAGCATCGACGTCGCGCCGCTGGAAGCGGCCGCCGAAATGACCGGCGATGCGCTCGCGGACGCCGAAGACGACCATCTGGTGATCGTCAAGAGCACGATCACGCCGCCGAAGATCGACGCGGTCCGCGACGCCGTCGCCGAGGGAGCCGGCGAGGCGGCGGGGCGCGTCGAGGTCGCGACGAATCCCGAGTTCCTGCGCGAGGGGACGGCAGTCGAGGACTTCCTGGACCCACAGAAGGTCGTCTTCGGGACCGACTCGGAGTGGGCCGGTGCTGTGTTAGAAGACATCTACGCGCCGCTGCTGGCCGACCACGACGCCCACGTCGTCCGGACGGATCCCGAGACGGCGACGATGATCAAGTACGCGAACAACGCGTTCCTGGCGACGAAGATCTCGCTGATCAACGATCTGGGGAACGTCTGCAAGGAGTTCGGCATCGATGCCTACGAAGTCGCCGACGCGATCGGTCTCGACGATCGGATCGGCGAGCGATTCCTGCGCTCGGGCGTCGGCTGGGGCGGGTCGTGTTTCCCCAAAGACGTCGCCGCGATCATCGCCGCCGCGCGGGAGTCGGGGTACGATCCCGCGGTGTTGGAGGCCGCCGTCGAGGTCAACGATCGCCAGCCCGAGCGCCTGCTAGAGTTGTTCGACGAGCACGTCGACGCGGAGGGGAAGCGTGTCGCCGTGCTCGGCCTGGCGTTCAAGCCCGGGACGGACGACACGCGCAATTCGCGAGCGATCCCGGTGATCGAGGGGCTACAGGAGCGTGGAGCCGATGTGGTGGGATACGATCCGGTTGCGACCGAGAACATGCGCGATCGGTTCCCGGGAATCGAGTACGTCGACTCGGCTGGTGAGGCGCTAGAGGGGGCTTCGGGAGCGCTCGTGGTGACCGACTGGGACGAGTTCGGGGCGCTCGACGAGGAATTTGATGCGATGGCCGAGCCGGTCGTGGTCGACGGTCGGCGTATCGTCGATCGGCGCGAAGGGATCACGTACGAGGGACTGACTTGGTAA
- a CDS encoding DNA-binding protein: MNRYVRMLACGLLLLGTVGLCVHYGTVYDDRWPHPTAEELDEDFDSYTGSEVLVFGEVQSVDGDSAVIHVLDRDDEVVADLTVQGVRGDVSPGSFIQVYGTLHADRTMDASRTVVVTPDSTSRYYKLGISLVGAMLAIGYFFRHWRIDVRRLAIVPREEDDR; encoded by the coding sequence GTGAACAGATACGTTCGGATGCTGGCGTGCGGGCTCCTTCTGCTCGGGACCGTAGGTCTCTGTGTCCACTACGGGACTGTCTACGACGACCGGTGGCCCCACCCGACGGCCGAGGAGCTCGACGAGGACTTTGACTCGTACACCGGGTCGGAGGTGCTGGTGTTCGGCGAAGTGCAGTCCGTCGACGGCGATAGTGCTGTGATTCACGTGCTCGATCGCGACGACGAGGTCGTCGCCGATTTGACGGTCCAGGGCGTTCGCGGGGATGTCTCGCCGGGCAGTTTCATACAGGTGTACGGCACGCTCCACGCGGATCGGACGATGGACGCAAGCAGGACCGTCGTGGTGACGCCCGACAGCACGAGTCGGTACTACAAGCTCGGTATCTCCCTGGTCGGTGCGATGCTCGCGATCGGCTACTTCTTCAGACACTGGCGGATCGACGTCAGGCGACTGGCGATCGTTCCTCGCGAGGAGGATGATCGCTGA